In Methanofollis sp., a genomic segment contains:
- a CDS encoding Fe-S cluster assembly protein HesB, giving the protein MDQDERVRALLGFLAARYGEIVWWDAPADEVVIGAVLTQQTRWENVERALALLKDAGVCTVEGVDRADQAVVEAAVRCTGFYRVKTARLKRLCRRICEMGGIEGMSRLPTPALREALLAVNGVGEETADSILCYGFGRPSFVVDAYTKRICGCIGVTGSYAELKAAFERVLPEDAALYGRAHGRVVEYAKEFCVSGRCDECRMKTVCV; this is encoded by the coding sequence CGTCTGGTGGGACGCACCCGCGGACGAGGTGGTCATCGGTGCCGTGCTCACCCAGCAGACGCGGTGGGAGAATGTCGAACGCGCCCTTGCCCTTCTCAAGGACGCGGGGGTCTGTACAGTCGAGGGGGTCGACCGGGCCGATCAGGCGGTGGTCGAGGCGGCGGTCCGTTGCACGGGGTTTTACCGGGTGAAGACGGCGCGGCTGAAGAGGTTGTGCCGCCGGATTTGTGAGATGGGGGGTATCGAGGGCATGTCCCGTCTTCCGACACCCGCCTTGCGCGAGGCGCTCCTTGCCGTCAATGGTGTCGGCGAGGAGACGGCCGACAGCATCCTCTGCTACGGGTTCGGCCGTCCGTCCTTCGTGGTCGATGCCTACACGAAGCGTATCTGCGGGTGCATCGGTGTCACGGGGTCGTATGCCGAGCTCAAGGCGGCCTTCGAGAGGGTGCTGCCCGAGGACGCGGCACTGTACGGGCGTGCCCATGGCCGGGTCGTCGAATATGCAAAGGAGTTCTGTGTTTCAGGACGGTGTGACGAGTGCAGGATGAAGACTGTGTGCGTATAG